The genome window CGCACCAGCCGCAAAGGGCGCATACCAGTTGATGATATTTTCCTTGGTCAGCATGGTATAAAGTCCAACCGCTACCGTGTAGTAGTCCTGACTCGGCCCGATAATGACCTTGGCAAAAACGAAATCCAGCCACGGCGCCATAAAAGCACTGAGCAGTGTATACACCACAATCGGTTTAGACAGCGGAATCGTCACTTTGGTAAAGATTTGCCATTTGGTGGCACCGTCAATCATCGCCGCTTCATCCAGCGCTTTGGGAATCGTATCAAAAAATCCCTTGGAAATGTAAAAGCCCAAGCCGGCCGTTCCGGAATATGCCATCACCAAGGCCAAGTAAATCCGCGGCCCTTCCGTCAGTCCAAGCGCTTTTAAAATATAGTAAACCGCTATCATCGAGAAAAATCCCGGGAACATTCCCAGTACCAGTGCGATGTTCAAAAACGGCCGCCGCAGCTTAAAGCGCAGGCGCGACATACCGTAGGACACCGCCAGCACAAAAAAGGTTGATACCAGACAGGAAAACACCGACACAATCAGCGTGTTGACAAACCATCTGGGAAAATTGAAAACATCGGTTTCAAAAAACAGCTTTTGGTAATTGGCCAAGGTATAGGCGCTTGGCCAAAACGAGTCGATATACTGTCCCTTTTGCACCCGGAAGGACAAAAGCACAATCCAGAACACCGGAAAAAGCCAAACAATCGACAATAATGTTAAAAAGATATGCACCACCGCATCGGTAATTCTCTGTTTGGTTTTGGCAGAGCCTTGCTTTTCTCTCATAGAAATTCCTCCTCATTCTTATACGAACCGGTACTGCGATATGCCAGTAACGACGTGCTGGCCATGATGATAAAGACCAAGATACCGATGACCGAACCGATATTGTAATCCTTGTTGTCAATTGTCAGCTTATATAACCAGGTAATCAACAGATCCGTCTTGCCGGCCGTCCCCTTATAGTAGGTTGCCGCCGCCGGTAATCCGCCGGTCAGGAGGAAAATAACGTTAAAGTTATTGATATTGCCGATAAAGGTTTGAATCAAATAGGGCGTTGTCACAAACAGCATGTAGGGCAGCGTAATCTGAAAGAAAGTAACCGCCGGACCTGCTCCGTCAATTTTTGCGGCTTCATAAAGCTCAGCCGGAATATTTTGTAAAATACCGGTAATCTGAATAATGGTAAAGGGAATTCCGACCCACAGATTGATGACAATAACTGTAATCCGGGCAATTGTCACATTGGTTAAAAACGGCACCGGCCCCGCCCCGAACAGTTCTCTCAGCATCAGGTTAAAGACACCGTGTTCCTGAATCATGGTATTGACCACCAGAAGCGAAACAAACTGGGGAATCGCAATCGTCAGCGCAAAGATAAAACGCCACATTTTTTTCAGCTTGGTGCCTTTGCGGTTGATAATCAGCGCCAGCATCATTCCGAGCAAATAATTTAAGA of Lachnospiraceae bacterium oral taxon 500 contains these proteins:
- a CDS encoding sugar ABC transporter permease, which encodes MREKQGSAKTKQRITDAVVHIFLTLLSIVWLFPVFWIVLLSFRVQKGQYIDSFWPSAYTLANYQKLFFETDVFNFPRWFVNTLIVSVFSCLVSTFFVLAVSYGMSRLRFKLRRPFLNIALVLGMFPGFFSMIAVYYILKALGLTEGPRIYLALVMAYSGTAGLGFYISKGFFDTIPKALDEAAMIDGATKWQIFTKVTIPLSKPIVVYTLLSAFMAPWLDFVFAKVIIGPSQDYYTVAVGLYTMLTKENIINWYAPFAAGAVCISIPIAALFLYLQSFYAEGMSGAVKG